A window of the Desulforapulum autotrophicum HRM2 genome harbors these coding sequences:
- a CDS encoding cation diffusion facilitator family transporter, whose protein sequence is MEKSEKVALLAIGVNLLLFAIKFIFAGFSGSIALKAEAFHSLSDLVASSTVFAGLIIARRKTRAFPYGLYKVENVASVLVAIAIIFAAYEILMEAVHGSGEDLKNLWPAIVGMVCVIGLTFGYSRYATRVGREINSPSLIADAKHISIDMFAAMVVLIGLVSNLAGVDLDRICAFIIVSIIVWCGGKILIDGIRVLLDASLDYPTLNLAQKVILAEPQVLSIEHLIGRNSGRYKFIEAKVILKTHDLDKAWFIAQQIEKNIRKEIKHVDRALIFYEPTQKETFIYALPVADTDHQHISSHFGEAPCFKLITVRHKDKTVTEEKIIKNPFVTVDHGKGILVAELLIKHSIDAVLTRETFEGRGPFYVFSSAAVEMLLTREKTVKLAMADLGISV, encoded by the coding sequence ATGGAAAAAAGTGAAAAAGTGGCCCTCCTGGCCATCGGGGTTAACCTGCTGCTGTTCGCGATTAAATTCATCTTTGCCGGGTTTTCGGGCAGCATTGCATTAAAGGCCGAAGCCTTTCATTCCCTTTCGGATCTTGTGGCGTCATCCACGGTATTTGCAGGGCTGATCATTGCCAGACGCAAGACCAGGGCGTTTCCCTATGGCCTTTACAAGGTTGAAAACGTTGCATCGGTCCTCGTTGCCATTGCCATCATTTTTGCCGCCTATGAAATTCTTATGGAGGCGGTACACGGCAGTGGTGAGGACCTCAAAAACCTATGGCCGGCCATTGTCGGCATGGTCTGCGTCATTGGTCTCACCTTTGGATACTCCCGGTACGCCACCCGGGTGGGCCGAGAGATTAATTCACCGAGTTTAATTGCGGACGCAAAACATATCAGCATCGATATGTTTGCAGCCATGGTGGTGTTGATCGGGCTGGTATCAAATTTAGCAGGCGTTGACCTGGATCGAATCTGCGCATTTATAATTGTATCCATCATTGTCTGGTGCGGCGGAAAAATTCTCATTGACGGTATTCGAGTGCTGCTGGATGCCTCTTTGGATTACCCGACCCTGAATCTTGCCCAGAAGGTGATCCTTGCCGAGCCCCAGGTTCTGTCAATTGAACATCTGATAGGCAGAAATTCAGGACGTTACAAATTCATTGAAGCCAAAGTCATTCTGAAAACCCATGACCTTGACAAGGCCTGGTTTATTGCCCAGCAAATTGAGAAAAATATCCGAAAAGAGATAAAACATGTGGATCGGGCCCTCATCTTTTACGAACCGACCCAGAAAGAAACCTTCATCTATGCCCTGCCCGTGGCAGATACCGACCATCAGCACATCTCCAGTCATTTTGGAGAGGCCCCCTGTTTCAAGCTTATCACTGTTCGCCACAAGGATAAGACCGTGACTGAGGAGAAAATTATCAAAAATCCCTTTGTCACAGTGGACCACGGCAAGGGGATTCTGGTTGCAGAACTGTTGATTAAACATTCCATTGATGCCGTTTTGACCAGGGAAACCTTTGAGGGCCGGGGCCCCTTTTATGTGTTCTCCAGTGCCGCAGTGGAAATGTTACTCACCCGGGAAAAAACCGTTAAGCTTGCAATGGCAGACCTTGGCATTTCAGTTTGA
- a CDS encoding threonyl-tRNA synthetase editing domain-containing protein gives MFMRVLFWYCDNFDWNPAIKTIEEVPDAQPFGCTNAVVAFIHVEPKDLDPASSAETKLVKNSKWLARKWSVNQIVLHSFTHLGEEKADPDMAQAVLNNAQVRLETSGYDTIQTPYGYFLDLSIKAKGHPLARIYKEF, from the coding sequence ATGTTCATGAGAGTTTTGTTCTGGTATTGCGACAACTTTGACTGGAATCCCGCCATAAAAACCATTGAAGAAGTTCCCGACGCCCAACCCTTTGGCTGCACCAATGCTGTTGTCGCCTTTATCCATGTGGAACCAAAGGATCTTGATCCGGCAAGTTCTGCTGAGACAAAACTGGTGAAGAATTCAAAATGGCTGGCAAGGAAGTGGTCGGTCAACCAGATCGTTCTCCATTCGTTTACCCACCTTGGGGAGGAAAAGGCAGACCCGGACATGGCCCAGGCCGTGCTGAACAATGCCCAGGTGCGTCTGGAAACATCCGGCTACGACACAATTCAGACCCCCTACGGCTATTTTCTTGATTTGTCGATCAAGGCAAAGGGCCACCCCCTGGCCCGGATTTATAAGGAATTTTAA
- a CDS encoding TIR domain-containing protein, with protein sequence MVHGHDESAQNKAAIFVEKLGFEAIILHETASSGRTIIDKIENYSGVGSAVVLYTPDDVGKVKSETENLNVRARQNIVFEHGSSYWQNRL encoded by the coding sequence ATTGTTCATGGCCATGACGAAAGTGCACAAAATAAAGCCGCTATATTTGTAGAAAAGCTTGGGTTTGAAGCAATCATCCTCCATGAAACGGCCAGTTCTGGCAGAACTATCATTGATAAAATTGAGAATTATTCAGGTGTAGGGTCTGCAGTTGTTTTATATACACCTGATGACGTTGGTAAGGTTAAATCAGAAACTGAAAACTTAAATGTTCGGGCTCGGCAAAATATCGTTTTTGAGCATGGCTCATCTTATTGGCAAAATAGGCTGTGA
- a CDS encoding BCCT family transporter yields MKKTMVNNFQKTHKEVIMSIETKVQKRKSKIDGWLFFPPLIFIAALVVWVIRDPVRAGKSMSSAFSFVTNQMGWFFEWYILSAMAICIFLCVSPLGKKHFGAEEPEYSTFAWLGMVFTAVAGFGVLTWTSIEWFYYAQTPAWGLEPYSVEAMEYAALYPIFHWGPFGFIIATLAGVLYAYQFYVRENNDVRPSASCVSILGEKHTNGAIGKIMDALFVIALLCSVVTCVGVNVPTFFGIVSRVFGVQPTFAVQAGIIMLWSILMAFLLYTGLKKGIRFFSNVRVIVGFGVLIFLLFVGPTAYLCNSFTDSVGVYIQSSWRLILNTDIFGKSGTPQNWTVFYWCWYIVLALANGIFFAKISKGRTVRELVIGSILAQTVGSWLFFAIFQNYCIYIFQNNTIDLGGIIATSGQGEAIVSLWDYFPFAKFLFPILMVYGFISMQTLLNGNCFSMAVATSKRLPDGEEPPIWVRIFWSIGIGLIAISLLLIGGIQPAQTVSIVSAVPLTLVIAVMVWAFLKDSHKRWG; encoded by the coding sequence ATGAAGAAAACTATGGTCAATAATTTTCAAAAAACACACAAAGAGGTTATTATGAGCATCGAAACAAAAGTTCAAAAAAGAAAATCAAAAATTGACGGCTGGCTGTTTTTTCCGCCGTTGATTTTCATTGCTGCCCTGGTTGTTTGGGTCATAAGAGATCCAGTAAGGGCAGGAAAGAGTATGTCTTCTGCTTTTAGCTTTGTTACCAATCAAATGGGGTGGTTTTTTGAATGGTACATTCTCTCCGCAATGGCAATTTGTATTTTTCTTTGCGTTTCCCCACTTGGGAAAAAGCATTTTGGAGCTGAAGAACCGGAATATTCAACTTTTGCATGGTTGGGTATGGTCTTTACTGCCGTTGCGGGTTTCGGTGTATTAACATGGACCTCCATCGAATGGTTCTATTATGCCCAAACTCCTGCTTGGGGGTTAGAACCATATAGCGTAGAGGCTATGGAGTATGCTGCGCTCTATCCTATATTCCATTGGGGACCCTTTGGTTTTATCATTGCTACTCTTGCCGGTGTCCTCTATGCATATCAATTTTATGTACGTGAAAATAACGATGTCCGCCCCAGTGCTTCATGTGTTTCCATTCTAGGAGAAAAACACACAAATGGTGCCATTGGAAAAATTATGGATGCCTTGTTTGTAATTGCCCTTCTTTGCTCTGTCGTAACTTGTGTTGGTGTGAACGTACCAACGTTTTTTGGCATCGTTTCCCGTGTCTTCGGGGTTCAACCTACTTTTGCAGTGCAGGCCGGAATCATCATGTTATGGTCCATTTTAATGGCGTTTCTATTGTATACCGGGTTGAAAAAAGGGATTCGTTTTTTCAGTAATGTTCGTGTAATCGTTGGTTTTGGGGTATTGATTTTTCTGTTGTTCGTTGGCCCCACCGCTTACCTGTGTAACAGTTTTACCGATAGTGTTGGTGTATACATTCAAAGCAGCTGGCGTTTGATTTTAAATACGGATATTTTCGGGAAGTCCGGTACCCCGCAAAACTGGACCGTATTCTATTGGTGCTGGTATATTGTACTCGCATTAGCAAACGGCATCTTTTTTGCTAAAATATCTAAGGGACGAACGGTTCGAGAATTAGTGATTGGCTCCATCTTGGCGCAAACGGTCGGCTCTTGGTTATTCTTTGCCATTTTCCAAAATTATTGTATTTATATTTTTCAAAACAATACCATCGACCTTGGAGGGATTATTGCTACTTCCGGTCAGGGAGAGGCGATTGTATCTCTATGGGACTACTTCCCCTTTGCAAAATTCCTATTCCCCATTCTGATGGTTTATGGATTCATTTCCATGCAGACATTGCTAAACGGAAATTGCTTTAGCATGGCAGTTGCGACCTCAAAACGTCTTCCTGATGGAGAAGAACCCCCGATTTGGGTGCGTATTTTCTGGTCTATTGGGATTGGCTTAATCGCAATTTCATTGTTGCTGATTGGTGGCATTCAACCGGCACAAACCGTTTCAATTGTTAGTGCCGTACCACTCACTCTCGTTATTGCAGTTATGGTTTGGGCCTTTTTGAAAGATAGCCATAAGAGATGGGGATGA
- a CDS encoding double-cubane-cluster-containing anaerobic reductase — MNLKPFLSFSEISIAELDEWKNQGGKIAGIYCIYAPYELIRAAGIVPVGLCGKKQAPIKDAERELPASLCPLIKSSYGYAVTDTCSFFSFSDILVAETTCDGKKKMYELMKELKPLHLMHLPHTQQGNAAFAYWMEGLRELERFLFECSGVAVTEESLQHQIRQQNEIRKALWDISLLAADRRSPLTAMDMLAVHESKSFCVHPETYLAQLATLKIELETFLSQPDLPDQGGVRILLTGCPVGKGSEKVIRIAQHLGARIVAMENCSGLKGMTLAVDETGDPRESIARRYLKIPCSCMTPNPHRPESIREIADLYKVDAVLDMTWLGCHTYNAESTTLQRFVEDTLELNFLHIETDYSESDEGQLQTRIEALIELSE; from the coding sequence ATGAATCTTAAACCGTTTCTTTCTTTTTCAGAAATCAGCATTGCTGAGCTTGATGAATGGAAAAATCAAGGCGGAAAAATAGCAGGGATCTATTGCATTTATGCTCCCTATGAACTCATCCGGGCCGCCGGTATTGTCCCGGTAGGCCTGTGTGGTAAAAAGCAGGCACCCATCAAAGATGCGGAAAGGGAACTTCCTGCCAGTTTATGTCCCTTGATCAAGTCAAGCTATGGATATGCAGTGACCGACACCTGCTCTTTTTTCAGTTTTTCAGACATCCTTGTTGCCGAAACAACCTGTGACGGTAAAAAGAAAATGTACGAGTTGATGAAAGAGCTCAAACCTTTGCATTTGATGCATCTTCCCCACACCCAGCAAGGCAATGCCGCCTTTGCCTATTGGATGGAGGGTCTTAGAGAACTTGAACGCTTCTTGTTTGAATGCTCTGGAGTTGCCGTCACTGAAGAAAGTCTGCAACATCAGATCCGGCAGCAGAATGAAATTCGAAAAGCCCTTTGGGACATATCCCTTCTGGCCGCGGACCGACGCTCTCCCCTGACGGCAATGGACATGCTGGCTGTACATGAAAGTAAAAGTTTTTGTGTGCACCCTGAAACCTACCTTGCGCAATTAGCAACCCTGAAGATTGAGCTGGAAACCTTTTTAAGCCAGCCCGACCTTCCGGACCAGGGTGGGGTTCGTATTCTGCTCACCGGATGTCCGGTGGGCAAAGGATCTGAAAAAGTCATCCGGATTGCCCAGCACCTTGGGGCCCGGATCGTTGCCATGGAGAACTGCTCCGGACTCAAGGGCATGACATTGGCGGTGGATGAAACCGGAGATCCCCGTGAGTCCATTGCCCGCCGATACCTTAAAATCCCCTGTTCCTGCATGACACCCAACCCCCATCGACCGGAATCCATCCGGGAAATAGCAGACCTTTACAAGGTCGATGCCGTTTTGGATATGACCTGGCTGGGATGTCACACATACAATGCTGAATCCACTACCCTCCAAAGGTTTGTCGAAGACACCCTCGAGCTGAATTTTTTGCATATCGAAACCGACTATTCCGAATCCGATGAAGGACAACTTCAGACCCGGATCGAAGCCTTGATTGAATTATCCGAGTAA
- a CDS encoding CmpA/NrtA family ABC transporter substrate-binding protein: protein MNNKTTLLKKTCTFIAFLALVFCLGTSPLHAANNKIPSLYLGYIFTTHHTPLMVAALKGEALKESGAYLTTMVPRQKYKIMSADGTPLAVLNLIVSKSGSETSTLFAMNRLDFGLASSTAFMSGIDKGSKIKILCPLHVDGMSMVFPADSKSTGYEAVSAAIKNSKNPFKIGYHSPTSAPRVVFEGALHNAGYTITGNPNDVDADILMVDLKSTANLIPALLSGQVDCWVGPAPHPAVAEYKHVGHIGLSSRDLPPKGQWTDFPCCVMGTSEQMIAEQPEVVQAMTDLMTLAARWCNTNKLEAAKISADWIGVPKEAVEKSTIIYTTDPTENWMKGEGVFLDMLNSMNKFKGSMKDTDLAAATPILYDFSFVRKSLAR, encoded by the coding sequence ATGAACAACAAAACCACCCTTTTAAAAAAAACATGTACCTTTATAGCCTTCCTGGCACTGGTATTTTGCCTGGGAACAAGCCCCCTCCATGCCGCCAACAATAAAATCCCCAGCCTGTACCTGGGGTATATTTTTACCACCCACCACACCCCCCTGATGGTTGCCGCTTTAAAAGGGGAAGCCCTTAAGGAATCCGGGGCATATCTGACCACCATGGTTCCCCGGCAAAAATACAAAATCATGTCTGCCGATGGGACTCCCCTGGCCGTGCTCAATCTTATTGTTTCTAAAAGCGGCTCCGAGACATCCACCCTTTTTGCCATGAACCGCCTGGATTTCGGTCTTGCCTCCAGCACCGCCTTTATGAGCGGTATTGACAAGGGGTCTAAAATTAAAATTTTGTGTCCCCTTCATGTGGATGGCATGAGCATGGTTTTTCCTGCTGACAGCAAAAGTACCGGATATGAAGCTGTTTCTGCGGCCATCAAAAATTCTAAAAACCCGTTCAAGATAGGTTATCACTCCCCCACCAGCGCTCCCCGTGTGGTTTTTGAAGGGGCATTGCACAATGCCGGATATACGATCACAGGTAATCCCAATGATGTCGATGCCGATATCCTGATGGTGGATCTCAAATCCACCGCAAACCTGATTCCGGCCCTGCTCAGCGGTCAGGTTGATTGCTGGGTGGGACCGGCACCCCATCCTGCCGTGGCTGAATACAAACATGTCGGCCATATCGGTCTTTCTTCCAGAGATCTGCCCCCCAAAGGCCAATGGACCGACTTTCCCTGCTGTGTCATGGGAACCAGTGAGCAGATGATTGCCGAACAACCTGAAGTTGTCCAGGCCATGACTGATTTGATGACCCTGGCCGCAAGATGGTGCAATACCAATAAGCTTGAAGCCGCTAAAATTTCAGCCGACTGGATTGGCGTTCCAAAAGAAGCTGTTGAAAAATCCACTATCATCTATACCACGGATCCCACTGAAAACTGGATGAAGGGGGAAGGGGTATTTCTGGATATGCTCAACAGCATGAATAAATTCAAAGGAAGTATGAAGGATACGGATCTTGCAGCAGCAACGCCCATTCTTTATGATTTCTCATTTGTTCGAAAAAGTCTGGCCAGATAA
- a CDS encoding ABC transporter permease — MAILSNTENFWGSFGSVFSTVDIKQYVVSLVIPVLAPIFLIFLWLVLASRIDNQVILPGVWEVGTLLFHPTQDMIGMGSLASNVLVSLVRVVMGYSIAGAIAVPLGVVMGYYGLAFRFFNGFLSLFRPIPPLAWVPLVMAWFGIASLATLTGVETGKSFIYLNNIKFSMLFIIFIGAFYPILTATIHGVRNVSVTLIDSARVLGASENQIFRKILIPAAMPSIITGMRIGLGIAWMCLVSAEMLPGSLSGIGYMITHAFTLASTDIVIAGMISIGVVGGLMDMVFRHIELKKFSWRKQAE; from the coding sequence ATGGCAATTTTATCCAATACCGAAAATTTTTGGGGTAGCTTTGGCAGTGTTTTTTCCACAGTCGATATCAAGCAATATGTCGTGTCCTTGGTGATACCGGTTCTTGCCCCTATATTTCTGATCTTTTTATGGCTTGTTCTTGCTTCCAGAATAGACAACCAGGTGATCCTGCCCGGTGTATGGGAGGTGGGCACACTCCTTTTTCACCCCACACAGGATATGATCGGCATGGGATCCCTTGCCAGCAACGTACTGGTGAGCCTGGTTCGTGTGGTTATGGGGTATTCAATTGCTGGAGCAATAGCCGTTCCCCTGGGGGTGGTCATGGGATACTATGGACTGGCTTTCCGTTTTTTTAACGGATTTTTAAGCCTGTTCAGGCCCATCCCCCCCCTTGCCTGGGTTCCTTTGGTCATGGCCTGGTTCGGCATTGCAAGCCTGGCTACCCTCACCGGGGTTGAAACAGGAAAAAGTTTTATCTACCTGAACAACATCAAATTCTCCATGCTGTTCATTATTTTCATCGGCGCCTTTTACCCCATTCTTACCGCCACCATCCATGGTGTGAGAAATGTCAGCGTCACCCTCATTGATTCGGCCAGGGTCCTTGGTGCCAGTGAAAACCAGATTTTTAGAAAAATTTTGATCCCAGCCGCCATGCCCTCAATTATAACCGGGATGCGGATCGGCCTTGGCATTGCATGGATGTGTCTTGTCTCAGCAGAAATGCTGCCAGGTTCACTTTCCGGTATCGGCTATATGATCACCCACGCCTTTACCCTTGCCTCAACCGATATTGTCATCGCAGGAATGATCTCAATCGGAGTTGTCGGAGGGCTCATGGATATGGTTTTCCGACACATTGAACTTAAAAAGTTTTCATGGCGTAAACAGGCAGAATAA
- a CDS encoding ABC transporter ATP-binding protein: MNEEHQEIIGIKGLSKTFTTQKGDQFLAVDNISLKIFKNSFTCIVGPSGCGKSTLLRITAGLEQASAGTVHYAASPVTKPCAQIGLVFQEYSLFPWMTVLDNVAAGPEFANVDKKKRHHDAMGYISMVNMEAFKDAYPHELSGGMRQRVAIARALANEPDVLLMDEPFGALDAHTRILLQQELLRVWELTHKTIVLVTHSVDEAVFLADEILVMSCRPGQIRKTIQVDMERPRSRANPKFGALTDDILRELSDGMVTSKP; this comes from the coding sequence ATGAATGAAGAACACCAGGAAATAATAGGCATCAAAGGTCTTTCCAAGACGTTTACCACCCAGAAAGGAGATCAATTCCTTGCAGTGGATAATATCAGCCTGAAGATCTTTAAAAATTCTTTTACCTGTATTGTAGGTCCCTCCGGCTGCGGGAAATCAACCCTTCTGCGCATCACGGCTGGTCTTGAACAAGCTTCAGCAGGAACGGTTCATTATGCCGCCTCCCCGGTAACAAAACCCTGTGCTCAAATCGGGCTCGTGTTCCAGGAATATTCTCTTTTCCCCTGGATGACGGTTCTGGACAATGTGGCTGCAGGGCCAGAGTTTGCAAATGTTGACAAAAAAAAGCGCCACCATGATGCCATGGGCTACATTTCAATGGTCAACATGGAGGCGTTTAAGGACGCATACCCCCATGAGCTTTCTGGAGGAATGCGACAGCGGGTTGCCATTGCAAGGGCTTTGGCCAATGAGCCGGATGTACTGCTCATGGACGAACCCTTTGGCGCACTGGACGCCCACACCCGTATCCTGCTCCAGCAAGAACTATTACGGGTGTGGGAGCTGACCCATAAAACCATTGTTTTGGTTACCCATAGCGTGGATGAAGCCGTGTTTCTGGCCGATGAGATTCTGGTCATGTCCTGCCGCCCCGGGCAGATTCGCAAAACAATTCAGGTGGACATGGAACGTCCCCGGAGCCGGGCCAATCCAAAATTCGGAGCACTGACAGATGATATTCTCAGGGAACTGAGCGATGGGATGGTAACATCAAAACCCTAA
- a CDS encoding ATP-binding protein, whose protein sequence is MKRKEDFINDKRRISYLGATYNRIYRRQSVLIEGDYGVGKTRFLKLLQPKKLHAVWVESLFNIHETLASILKKLNYDTIATYRRTPQYLEMICSLSNCFILIDEANDLDPRVWPYLKRVIDAGVPIVFAGLPKVRTFLTREHPDILSRLKTLILYPIVVEDFIVEYKDIEQEAIEQIYMTTKGDMRKFREICTDCRDRAKELKYTFVDINLALEFLSDLPPQ, encoded by the coding sequence ATGAAACGAAAAGAAGATTTTATAAATGACAAACGCCGCATTTCTTATCTGGGGGCCACATATAACCGAATCTATCGTAGGCAGAGCGTCTTGATCGAGGGTGATTATGGCGTGGGTAAAACCCGTTTCTTGAAATTGCTGCAACCGAAAAAACTTCATGCCGTCTGGGTGGAGTCACTGTTCAACATACATGAAACCCTGGCATCGATTTTAAAGAAGCTAAATTACGACACAATCGCCACCTACCGGCGAACCCCTCAATATTTGGAAATGATATGCAGTCTGTCCAACTGCTTTATTTTAATCGACGAGGCAAACGATCTTGATCCCCGGGTCTGGCCCTACCTCAAAAGGGTTATCGATGCCGGTGTTCCCATTGTATTTGCAGGATTACCAAAGGTGAGGACCTTTTTAACCCGCGAGCATCCAGACATCCTCAGCCGCTTGAAAACGCTTATTCTATACCCGATTGTGGTAGAAGATTTCATTGTCGAGTACAAGGATATTGAACAGGAGGCCATTGAACAGATTTATATGACGACCAAAGGCGATATGAGAAAATTCAGAGAAATTTGTACAGACTGCAGGGACAGAGCAAAGGAGTTGAAATACACCTTTGTTGACATCAATCTTGCCTTGGAATTTCTCTCTGATCTTCCTCCTCAATAA
- a CDS encoding integrase, with protein sequence MDTDNLKVIPTLTLDDRFNLLLHKKIMNKKGSAKRASKKYYKDQYQKTGIIPGPLLLVEKKVMEGRKCSGRPRSFSEQVRRRFIEMVKESCDPSSQRFIFITHKARTIKNYHHWLEKEFKKRISIHALRHCVYRENLKSYLNKPDFEDDIPVKNSFKPEPVFDLIQMDGCIFRYFKIRNDKGHWQKPQVIEFYDTGSRYMFVLDAYFSESSWNSVNLFTKFLLDRPFPQKKIRIRPDNAKGFLNLKRPINDLNLKHSTPNGFYMEPDFSRIHAPKDKAHLESSHRSLHNFEIRIIKAFEKRIVKTEPGYIFKKGKQEKITVTLLDINLDELKTSSLMEKYRHEHNCTRHYFSEKGKVSAWVPDKKLTDFFKTFTSTLTFCTDQVKEHMKYGFRKTKATVSKQKTIRFENQDYYVTMGVDKFSSHKSTPVQISRYNDKLFLFEPREDGIFWGEALARKPFEKPLKVLTILPDKNELDQIIAFLEHNSMVVDRPLLIKNYKKGLSMPMAKQILQHNQKRYTTYIKKMQQPTNIKGAVLFNAFILDCESHYRRIHVAPYAFSGEI encoded by the coding sequence ATGGACACGGATAACCTGAAGGTCATACCTACTCTGACGCTTGATGACCGTTTCAATCTTTTGCTCCATAAAAAGATCATGAACAAAAAAGGCTCGGCCAAACGAGCAAGTAAAAAATATTACAAAGATCAATATCAAAAAACCGGCATTATTCCGGGGCCACTCCTACTTGTGGAAAAGAAGGTCATGGAGGGCCGCAAGTGCAGTGGACGTCCCCGTTCTTTCTCCGAACAGGTCCGCAGACGTTTTATAGAAATGGTAAAAGAGTCGTGTGATCCGTCAAGCCAACGGTTCATCTTTATTACCCATAAGGCAAGAACCATTAAAAATTATCACCACTGGCTTGAGAAAGAGTTCAAAAAGAGGATCTCCATCCATGCCCTCAGGCACTGTGTTTACCGTGAAAACCTCAAATCATATTTGAATAAACCAGATTTCGAGGACGATATTCCGGTCAAAAATAGTTTTAAACCAGAACCGGTGTTTGATCTGATCCAGATGGATGGCTGTATTTTTAGATATTTTAAGATCAGAAACGACAAGGGTCATTGGCAAAAGCCCCAGGTCATAGAATTTTATGATACGGGCTCTCGTTATATGTTTGTCCTGGATGCGTATTTTTCCGAAAGCAGTTGGAACTCCGTGAACCTGTTCACCAAATTTTTACTGGATAGGCCATTTCCCCAAAAAAAGATTCGTATCCGGCCGGATAATGCCAAGGGCTTTTTAAATCTTAAGCGCCCCATCAACGACTTGAATTTGAAACATTCCACCCCGAACGGGTTTTATATGGAACCTGATTTCTCAAGGATCCATGCTCCCAAGGATAAGGCTCACCTGGAATCATCCCACCGCAGCCTTCATAATTTTGAAATCCGAATCATCAAGGCGTTTGAAAAAAGGATCGTAAAGACAGAGCCCGGGTACATCTTCAAAAAAGGAAAACAAGAAAAAATCACCGTTACCCTCCTTGATATAAATTTGGATGAGTTAAAAACAAGCTCACTTATGGAGAAATATCGCCATGAACACAACTGTACACGCCACTATTTCTCTGAAAAAGGAAAAGTCAGTGCCTGGGTGCCGGATAAAAAGCTCACAGACTTTTTTAAAACATTTACCAGCACACTGACCTTTTGTACTGATCAGGTCAAGGAGCACATGAAATATGGATTTAGAAAAACAAAAGCCACGGTATCAAAGCAGAAGACCATCAGATTTGAAAATCAGGATTACTATGTGACCATGGGTGTAGACAAGTTCAGCTCCCATAAAAGTACACCCGTTCAGATATCCAGATACAATGACAAGCTTTTCCTTTTTGAGCCCAGGGAGGATGGTATTTTTTGGGGAGAAGCCCTTGCCCGAAAGCCCTTTGAAAAGCCGTTAAAAGTATTGACCATATTGCCGGACAAAAATGAGCTGGATCAGATCATCGCCTTTTTGGAGCACAACAGCATGGTCGTCGATCGGCCCCTCCTGATTAAAAATTATAAAAAAGGTCTTTCCATGCCCATGGCAAAGCAAATCCTTCAGCATAACCAGAAAAGATACACCACCTATATAAAAAAGATGCAGCAACCCACGAATATAAAAGGGGCAGTGCTGTTCAATGCTTTTATTCTCGATTGTGAAAGCCATTATCGAAGAATCCATGTGGCACCGTATGCGTTTTCTGGAGAAATATGA
- a CDS encoding CHC2 zinc finger domain-containing protein, whose protein sequence is MPKKFSSQELFELRNFIPVEMLIREQLEMPSKISEGFFRFLCPICNEFQTAINPATNLARCFRCEKNFNTIDLVMTVQRIGFKESVLFLKRLMVKVPNQNKDARQGLQNFIGGIGQTMPGGLG, encoded by the coding sequence ATGCCAAAAAAATTTTCATCCCAAGAGTTGTTTGAATTAAGAAATTTTATCCCTGTGGAGATGTTGATAAGGGAGCAACTGGAAATGCCATCAAAAATCAGTGAAGGCTTTTTCCGTTTTCTGTGCCCGATCTGTAATGAATTCCAGACAGCCATAAACCCAGCCACCAACCTGGCCCGGTGCTTTCGATGTGAAAAAAACTTCAACACCATCGATCTTGTGATGACTGTTCAGAGAATCGGGTTTAAAGAGAGCGTTCTGTTCTTAAAACGCCTGATGGTCAAAGTTCCGAATCAGAACAAAGATGCCAGACAGGGGTTGCAAAATTTTATCGGAGGCATCGGCCAGACCATGCCGGGAGGATTAGGATAA